In the Enterococcus rotai genome, ACAATATACCATTGTGGAACAGAAGCAGTTGAATTTATGCATGCTTCCATGCTTTGAATGTACGCTTCAATTGGTATCTTCCATTTTTGATGAAACCATTCAGCTGCCTCTAGTAGAAGCTCAGGATACTCTTTTATTTTTACTATTGTAAAATCTTTCATTTTTTTCTCCGAATTCTGATTTTATTTATAGTATAACGTTATTTATACACTCTCACAATCTCTAATAAAAAAACTGACAGATACACATAAGTGTTATATCTGTCAGCTTAATCAAACTATTTATTTTTGTGCTGAAGCAAAGTTCGCTGCTTCTGTACCTGATTGACGACCAAAGATGATAATATCCGCTACAGCGTTTCCGCCGATACGGTTTGCACCATGTAGTCCACCGGTTACTTCACCAGCGGCATACAAGCCTTTGATTGGTGCGCCATCTTCTTTCAATACTTCTGTTTTGGTATTGATTTTCACACCACCCATTGTATGATGGATTCCTGGTGCGATTTTGATTGCGTAATAAGGTCCAGTTGATAAATCGTGATCCATACCTGTTGCACGGTTATATTGAGTGTCAGATTTTGCTTGGACATCTTTGTTCCATTGCTCAATGGTTTCTTTTAGTTTTGCTTCAGGCATATCGATTTTTTTCGCTAGTTCTTCGATTGTTTCACCTTCTACAACAAAGCCTTGTTCATCATAAAAATCAATGGCTTTGGCACGTTCACGAACACCTTGATCGAACACCAAGTATGCTGATTTTTCTGGTAAGGCAGTGATTGCAGCGGAAACTTTATCACGAGTATCCATTTCGTTAACAAAACGTGTTCCCTCTTTTGAAGCTAAAATAGCTCCTTCACCACGGACCACTTCACCGATCAAGAATGATTTATCTTGTTGAACAGTTGGATGGATTTGGATTTCTTTCATATCGACTGTGGCACCACCAAGTTTTTCGATCATCTTGATCCCGTCACCTGTTGTTCCTTCTTGATTTGTTGTAACGTAATCTTTTAATTTTGGATCATATTTTTCTAGCATTTCTTTGTTAGCACCAAATCCACCAGTTGTTACGATTACAGCATTTGATTTGATTTCTTTGGTTTCATTATCGTTTAGTTTAACTTTGACACCATTAACTTGTCCGTCTTTTTCAGTGATTTCAGTTACGTTGGCATTAACGAATAGCGGAATTTTTTCTTCTTTAACATTGCGAAGTAGTCCGTCTACTAGATAACCGCCGATTGCTGATCCGTCAGCTGGACGATGAGTACGTTTTTCGCTCATACCGCCTGTGATCGTCAAGTTGCTTAGCTCGATCCCTTTTGTATCTAACCAATCGATCGCATCTGCTGAATGGTCTACGAAAAAGCGCAATAGTTCTTTATCATTCGTGCCTTTTCCGCCTTTTAAGGTTTCTTCGAAGAATTTGTCGTTACTGTCTGTGATGCCTTCTTCTTTTTGGTATTTTGTTTCAGAAGCGTTCATACCTGATGATGATTTAATCGTGTTTCCACCAGCAACAGGCATTTTTTCTAGTATAGCTGGATTCATTCCTGCTTCTTTTGCTTGTAAAGCAGCCGTCATTCCAGCGCCACCTGCACCGATGATCACGATATCGTATTGGTCTTCTAATTCACTTAAATCTGTATAGCCATTGGCTGAAGCGCCAGAAGTCACTTCTGTGCTTTCTTTTGATTCTTTACTTTTCTTAGCTGTTTTGTCTTGATCACTTGTACACCCTACAGCGATTCCCGCAAATAAGCTCAATGATAGTAAACTCATAATAACTTTTTTCATTTTTTCCCCACCTCAGTAATTTTTACCCATACAATCCTGATTACACAATTTTTTTAACTCCCTTACATAAATGTGATTCTATTCACATTTGATAAGAAGCGTAAATACCAGTTAAAAAAAAATGATTTCACTCCTTTTTAAAAAGAATCAACATGTGAATGTTACTTCTCTCACAATTAAAATAGCATGTTCTGATTAATTTGTGCGATATTCTGGCTTTTTTTAATCAATTTCTTATTTCTTCTAAGCATTTATTCTTTGTTTGCCCATCATTTATTTTCTGCTATACTTGTTTTAACGATGTTCAGGAGGTCCATTATGAATCGATTTCGGCTTTTATGGCTGGCACAACGCAAGGGAAGACGTTTTATTTCTACTCATTTTTCATCTATTCAAATAATTGTTTCTTATTATATTATTATGACAGTCGTTTCTTATTTATTATTTTGTTTACCGTTTTTTAGAGAACCAAATTCTCATGTTGGGTTTATTGATATGCTTTTTATGGCGATCAGTACCGTTAGTGTTACTGGTTTGTCTACCTTCGATATTAATTCTGTTTTTAATGATCGTGGTGTGATCTTACTGGAAGTCCTCTTTCAGATCGGTGGTTTAGGGATCATGATGATTTCTACCGCCTTTATCATTCTATCCAAACGAAGGATTTCTTTAAAACAACGACAATTGATCATGACCGATATGAATCAGCCTAAACTGAGTGGTATCGTTCGTTTGATTCGGATCACATTTACAATCATTTTATGGTTTCAAGTGATTTTTGGGACATTTTTCTCAATTTATTTCTATTTTTCAGGCTATTATAAAACCTGGTCAAAAGCAATTTTCTTTGGATTTTATCAATCGATCTCGGCTGTGACCAACTCTGGATTTGATGTGACTGGTGATTCGATTATTCCGTTTGCCCACGATTATCTTTTTTTACTCGTGATCATGTTCTTGATTTTTGTCGGTGGGATTGGGTTTCCAGTATTGATGGAATTTCGTGAATGGCTTTTCTTTAAAAAGAAAAAACGTGGTCTCCCTTTCCGCTTTTCGTTATTTAGCAAAATTGCCGTTTTAGCTTTTGTGATTTTATTTGTTGGTGGAACAATTTTGATTTATTTATTGGAAAAAGATCATTTATTTGTCGGAATGGGTGAGATTCAGCGATGGATTACTTCGATGTTCTATTCTATGACTACACGAAATGCAGGTTTGCAGATCAATGATTTAGGCGACTTTCAGGTAACAACCTTAATTGTTTTTTCTCTATTGATGTTTATCGGCTGTAGTCCTAGTTCTGTTGGCGGGGGTATCCGAACAACAACCGTTGCTATCATTGGCTTATATCTGTATGCCTTTTTAAAGAGCGAAGATAAGATCAATGTTTTTGGACGGCGGATCGATGATGATGATGTAAAAAAATCAATCGTTGTCTTTATGCTTTCCTTGATCATGTGCTTCTTCGCTGTTTTATTTTTAACAGCAACTGAAGACCATCCACTGATCGCCATTATTGTTGAAGTGGCTTCAGCTTTTGGTACGACAGGCTTATCATTAGGAATCACCTCTGATTTAACGACTGTTGGTAAGCTAATGATTGCACTATTAATGTTTATTGGGCGTATTGGTATGTTGTATACTTTAATGTTGTTTGTACCAAAAGAAACTCGGGATATTGGGTATGAATATCCATCTGAAAAAATTATTATTGGATAAAAAAACTTGCTTGCCACATCTGAACATGTGGTGAGCAAGTTTTTAGTTTAGATTAATACGTTAACAATCAAATAGATTAAGAATAATCCCGAAATCAGCCACATTGGCAGTGAAAGTTCAGATTTTTTACCAGCAATCCATTTCGTCAAAGGATATGCTACAAACCCAAAGGCCATTCCGTCAGAAATGTTCATCGTAAAAGGAATCAAGACAATCATCAACATCGCTGGAAAGTAATCACTGAAATCGTCAAAATGCAGTGTTTTGATTTGTTGAATCATCAAGAACCCCGTAATAATGATTGCTGGCGCCAGTGCTGAGTCAGGAATATAAGAAAGGAATGGGAGCGCTAATAACGCTAAAAAGAAACAAACACCGCTGGTAATCGACGTGATTCCAGTTTTACCACCTTCTTCGATCCCAGTAGCGCTTTCCGCCGCTGCTACAGTTGGACTTGTGCCAAAGATACCAGATAACAGCGTAATAAATCCTGTCACACGATACGCTCGTAAATATTTTTTTTCATCTGCTTCAGGCATCAAGCCTTTCAGTAATCCCATCGATTCAAAGATCAAAATCATTGATAAAGCAAACACTCCTAGTAAAAAGCTTTTAGAAAAGAATGTGCTAAAATCTAATTTTGAAAAAATTTGAGTATAATTCTTTAAACTACTCAATGAAAAATGCTCGGTTGAATCCACTAAACCCATGAGATTGGCAATGATCGTCACCACAACAATCCCGATGAAAAAACTACCTTGAATCCCTTTCAAAAAAAGACAAACAGTTAAAATCAACGAAAACAAGGTTAGTAATGTCAAACTATCACTTAATGAAGCCAATTGAGTAAAAGTATGTTCACCTCGAACAATAAGATGCCCTTTTTCTAATCCAATCAGCACTAGAAAAAAACCAATCCCCACAGTGATTCCAGTTTTTAACGTTTCAGGAACAACTTCTGCAAACAGCTTACTTAACTTCGTGAAAGCAACCAGTAGATAGACGATACCAGCACAAAAACTAACAGCTAGAGCTTGTTGCCAAGTCAAGCCTAAAGACAGAACCAAGGTGTACGTAAAGAAAGAATTCACACCCATTCCCGTCGTTAAAACGATTGGTGCATCTGCAATGAATCCCATCAAAATCGACCCGATAATCGAGATAAAGATCGTTCCAAAGACTGTCAGTTCTTTTGGCATGCCTGCCTCAGCTAATATCATTGTATTTACCATTATGATGTACGAAATGGCGAAAAATGACGTTGTTCCAGCCAAGATTTCACGTTTTAGGTCTGCTTTGCTAAGTTTTTTCCATTGAAACATATAAACTCTCCTTATTGTTCAGATTCACATGCACGTGCGATTTTATTTTTTTGTCATACTGTTTCTAATCGACAAAATGTTTTTACCAAATAAACAAACCGACCATGCCTGCACTTAATAATGACACTAACACTCCTGATAATAACATATAAGGAACATTTTTTGATACTTCATCTGAAACCTCTTTCTTTAAGATACCATTTAGACACCCTAAAATCATACCTATCGTAGAAAAATTCGCAAATGACACTAAAAATGTGCTTAGTACAGCAGCCATGTGTTTGCTTAAAGAGGCTAACTGCGGGTTCAATTCCGCCATTGCTACAAACTCATTTGTGACTAATTTTGTCCCCATAAATTGAGCTGCTTCAAAGGCTTCATTCAAAGGTAACCCTAAAACAAAGGCAAAGGGTGTCATAAACACACCTAAAATTTTACTTAAAGACAGACCACCTGGAAACAGTGCTAAAATTTTATCAATCAATGCTGCTAAGGCTACGAATGAAATAATCATCGCTGTAATAATCAAAATCAGTTTCCCTGCTTCTAAAATAGAATTCCCTAAAAATGAGAAAAATGGTTCACGATCTGTTTTTTCGATTTTATAAATCGTATCTTCTTCTTCTGTAATCGTCACTGGATTTAAGACACTTGTTACGATCATCGCATTGATAATATTTAGCGGAATAGCGGTTAGCACAAATTGGGCTGGCAACATTTGAAGATAGACGCCAATCATCGCTGCAGAGACACAACTCATCGACATCATTGAGATCGTCAGAATTCGCGCACTTTTCAGCCGTTTTAACTGACCACTAGAAACTGCTAAAGCTTCTGTGTTTCCTAAAAACATCATCTCAACAGCAAAGAAAGATTCAAATTTTGGTTGCCCGGTCAGTTTAGATAACCCTTTGCCTAGCCATTTAATGATAAATGGCAGTAGCCCAATATACGTTAAAATATCAAATAGGGGTACCACTAATAAAATCGGCATCAAAGCACTAACAACAACATCCATATTTTTGACATTCACCATACTAGAAAACGCAAAACCGATACCAGAAAATGAGGTTTCGATCAACCAATTAAAACCATCCGCGACTTTTTCAATGGCAAAACGTCCAGCCGAAAATGAGGTTAAAAACCAGGCTAGAAAAATATTTAGCAACACTAATACAATAATCGACCGCCAGTGAATTGTTTTGCGATCTTTTGAACATAACCAAGCGAGACCCATAAATAGTATTACACCAAGTATATTGATCAATAAATAGATTGTCATCTTCTCTAACTCCTTTTATTCACCAAACATCGCCCGCATTTTAGCTTCATCAGGCCGTTCGATAACCCCTTTTTCAGTAATGATCGCTGTAATTAATTCATGTGGCGTAACGTCAAATGCTGGATTGTAGACTTTTACACCATCTGGCGCCGTTTGTTTGCCAAAACCGTTTGTAATTTCAATTGCTTCACGCTCTTCGATTGGAATCTCTGAACCTGTTTTAGTGTCCATATCAATTGTTGAAGTTGGACCTGCAACGTAAAATGGAATCCCATGTTTTTCAGCTAAAACAGCAACACCGTATGTTCCAATTTTATTCGCCGCATCTCCGTTGGCCGCAATCCGATCACACCCAACAATAACGGCATCGATTTTCCCTTGCTGCATGACCATCGCCGCCATATTATCGGTAATCAATGTGACATCAATCCCAGCTTTCATCAATTCCCAAGTAGTCAAACGTGCTCCTTGTAGCAGTGGCCGTGTTTCGTCAGCATAGACTCGCAGTGTCATACCACGTTCTTTCGCTAAATAAATTGGAGCTAAAGCGGTTCCATATTGCGCCGTTGCAATGGCCCCAGCATTACAATGCGTTAGAACCGTTTGGCCATCCTCCAATAAAGTTAGCGCATGTTCCCCAATTTGTTTACACATTTGGGCATCTTCTTTTTTTATTAAATCAGCTTCTTCTATCAATTGCACTTTTAATTGCGCTACACTTTGGTGCGAATGATCTTTAACGATCTGCTCCATTCGATTCAAGGCCCAAAATAAATTAACAGCTGTTGGTCTTGAACTAGCTAGATAAGCTGTAATTGCTTGATACTCCTGATTGAATGCTTCATAAGACGTTACATCCAACTTCTGGGCAGCCATTGCGGCTCCATAAGCTGCTGCGATACCAATCGCAGGTGCTCCGCGTACTTGTAATTTAACGATTGCTTCCCAAAGTGATTCGATTGTTGAGATAGTTAGATATTCTTCTTTTGTTGGTAATAAGGTTTGATCTAAAATAATAATTTGGTTCTCTTCTTTTAAATAACGGACTGATTCTACTTGCAACATGCTATCTACCCCTTCATACTAGCCAACATTTGATTAATGGCTGTTTCTTTCACAATTTTCGGCTGTCCCACAGCTCGTGCATAATGATAAATCTTAGCAACATCTTCTAAATAGACAGCATTTGTATAAGCCTGTTCCATCGTTGTTCCAATGGCTAATGCACCATGACTTTCCAACAGACAAGCATTTACTTCATATTTATTCAATGTTTCCGCTACGGCAACCCCTAATTCAATTGAACCAGGCATTGCAAAGGGCGCCACCGGAATTGCGCCTCCTAACAAAGCCATTTCAATCAAAACCGTTGGAATGACTTCATTCAATACAGCGAATGCTGTTGCAAAAGGAGAATGGGTGTGGGCAATTGCCCCTGTTTTTTGCGAAGTTCGATAGATTTCTAAATGCATTTGCCATTCTGAAGACGGTTTCATTCCTGAAATCAGTAATCCTTCCAGATCAATGACACTCATATCATCTTCTTGAAGTTCTCTATAAGGAATACTGCTTGGCGTGATCACCATCACTCCAGCTTCTCGATCAATCGCACTGAAGTTGCCGCTGGTTCCTGCCATTAGTCCGTTTTCATAAGCCGTTAAAGCTGTTTCTAATACAACTTTTTTAAGTGGTGTTTTCATTGATAATCCTCTTTAAATTATCGGTTACGAACAAAATAAAACTGTAAGATAGTATTTGAAACGGTCGTTTTACAATAAAAAACCGGCTGATTCAAGGTATTAAAGAAGGTTTGTTCCATTATTTGAACTGCTTGATTTTCTTCAATCTCTAGCTGTTTTGCGGTTTTTTGGTCAGCATTTTCAGCATAAAGCAAACAATCAGACTTCTTGATTTTATGCTGTAAAACATGATCAAAATATTCTAACATTGATTCTTTTGACTGTACTTCCAGCAATTGCTCATCTAAATATTTTTCTGGAATATACACATCATCAATTGAAAAGGCAACACCGTCTGCTGTGCGGACTCGTTGAAAATAAACCAATTCTTGATCAGCTTCCAATGCTAAAGCAGAAACAATCTTTTTATCTTGAACTGCGCGCAACGTTTCTGTAATTTTTGTGCCAATTTGATAATCACGTTCTGTCACAAATTCAGTAATACTATCGAGTTTTTCTAATCCTGAGCGTAAATTTGGTTTACTGTCTAATACGAAAGTACCAACACCATGTTTTCTCACAATGTAACCTTCCGTCTCTAGTCGTAATAAAGCTTCTCTTAAAATAGGTCTGCTTACATCTAACATTTTAGACAGTTTTAACTCTGAGGAAAGTTTTTCCCCTTCCGATAACTCTTTACTTTCTATTAATGTTTTTAATTTTTGATACGTCGCTTGCGCTAATGTCTGTTTTTTAATTTTAAAATTTGTCATTAGATCCTCCTGAATAATTGTCTATAAATTATAGCATATTCAGAAAAAATAATGAGTTGAAATCAATTAATCATCACATAAAGCTTCTAAAGCAATCGTAATTTCAGCCTCTACTGCTTTTCCAACAACTTCAGTGTGAGGATTATAGTCATTCATATCAGCAAACGCATAACCATCTAAAGCAAAGATCCCTGCCGCTGCTACTCCACGCATCCTTGCTATGATATACAATGAGGCTAGCTCCATCTCAGCTCCCAGTGCTCCTGCTGCTTTGTATTCCATATGAGGAAATGTCACCGCTCCTGAATAAAAAACATCTAAGGTGACAATCGTTCCTCTTTTAAAGCGAATGTCTTTCGTTGCAGCATTTTTTTCTACTTTCTGTACTAAAGAAAGATCCCCCACAGCTGGCATTCCTCTAGGAACTAATTGGTAAGTTAAACCGTCTTCGCGAACTGCCGAATCAGCAACAATCAGACTACCTGGTGGTAATTCCTCTACATATGAACCAGCTGTTCCTACACGAATGATTTCTTTTGCTCCCGCTTTGATCAACTCTTCAAAACAAACTGCTGCGCCTGGGCAACCTACTCCATGACTGGCAATTGTCACGTTAGTTCCATGATAAACCCCATTAAAAATCCGATATTCCCTTGCAAATGATAGTTCTTGTGCATCATCTAATAACTCTGCAATTTGTTTAGCACGCCCTGGATCACCACAAACAATAACTTTGCTGGATATTTCTCCAGCGTGTACTTTGATATTTGGCAAAAATACTTTTTCTTCCATAATTCTCTCTCCACCCCTTCTAAGAGGTCAGACCTCTTTACTTATTATAATATCAGAAATGATAGCGTTATCAATTAGTAAATTGAACTAAGTTTCTTTTTTTTTGTTAAAAGATTTATTTATCTCCTACTACCTGATTACTTTATCAATCCTATGTAGTTAGCTGGTTTCTATCCCTCTATCTATTTTTAGCATTATCTAAAAAGGAGTATGAAACAAAACTAAACATTAGTTTTGTTTCATACTCCTGATTTTAATAAGCACCTAAAAGGTCGACTGTCTTTCGATTCCCTTAACTTCTTGAAGCTCTGACTTTACCTTCTAAGGTCATTTGTCCGACCCTATTTTTATTTCTTTATCTGACTCACTAATTTAACATAGTTTTCAGAACGGTCTTCTGCATCATCTTTTGTTTTCGTTAAAAGATCTTCTACAACTTCTTGATTGTCTTTAATCGTATGAAGTGCAGAGAAACGAGTTTGTTTTTCAAGGAAATCACGTATTTTAGAGAAATCGGCTTTTTTGTAGTCAATGACCATTGGATCTTTGCCTTTTTCAATAAGTTGTGGATTATAACGATACAATTGCCAATAACCTGACTCAACAGCTTCTTTCGCTAATGCCAATGTTTCGATCATTCCACCTTTAACACCATGGTTAATACAAGGTGTGTAGCCAATGATCAATGATGGTCCAGGGTAGCGTTCCGCTTCGTCAATGGCTTTGATTGTCTGCATGGAATTAGCACCTAATGCAATTTGGGCAACGTAAACATTTCCGTAAGTCATCGCCATCATGCCTAGATCTTTTTTAGATGTTTGTTTTCCACCAGCTGAGAATTTTGCGATAGCTGCCGCTGGTGTAGCTTTAGATGTTTGACCACCCGTATTAGCATAGACTTCATTATCCATAACAAAAATATTGACGTCAGCTCCACTTGCTAAAACGTGATCGATCCCACTAAAACCAATGTCATAAGCCCAACCATCACCACCGACGATCCACTGACTGGTTTTTACAAGTAAATCACTTTGTTTATAGATTTTTTCTAAAAGTGGATTGGTTTGATACTCTTCGCTCAAGGCGGCTGCAAGTTTAGTTGCCCGTTGTTGTGTACCTTCACCTTCCAAATAATGCTCTAACCAATCTTCCATTAAAGCATGAAGCTCCTCTGTTCCTAGTTTTTTATCGACTGCTTCTTGCACTTGATCCGCTAAATATTGCCGTTTTGTTTTATTGGCTACATACATGCCGTAGCCGTATTCAGCATTGTCTTCAAACAGCGAATTACTCCAAGCAGGACCTTGACCGCATTCATTGGTCGTATAAGGTGTTACTGGAGATGACCCACCCCAAATAGAAGAACAACCTGTTGCATTGGCCATCATCATACGATCCCCAAATAACTGAGTTAGTAGTTTGATATACGGTGTTTCGCCACACCCTTCACACGCACCTGAAAATTCCATCAATGGCTGATTGAATTGAGAGCCTTTGACCGATAATTTTCGAACTGGGTTTTCTTTTTGCTGCAAAGTCATTGCAAAGGCCCAGTTGATTGCTTGTTCTTTTTGTTCTTCATAAGGTTTCATTAGAATGGCTTTTTCTTTGACGGGACAGGCTTGAACACACAAACCACAACCTGTACAATCTTCTAATGAAACTTGAATCCGATACATCAAACCGTCAGCACCGCGCATTTCTCTAGCAACAAATCCTTCTGGTGCTTCTTCCATCTCAGCTTCATCTGCTAAAAATGGGCGAATCGCTGCATGTGGACAAACAAAAGCACATTCATTACACATGGTACATTTATCCATCTGCCATTCCGGCACTTCTAAAGCAATCCCACGTTTTTCATAGGCTGCTGTGCCCATTGGCATTTCACCTGTTTTCATACCATTATCGATTAAATCACCAACCGTTAATTCATTTCCTTCTTGGCGATTGATTGGTTGTAGGATATTCGTAACATATTTAGGTAAGTTTAAATCTTTTTTCTCAGGTTCAATGACGATCGTTGCCCATTCTGATGGTACTTCGATTTTTTGAAGTGAATCAAAAGTTCTATCAATTGCTTGGTAGTTTTTATCGACGATCTCTTTTGATTTTTTGCCATACGTTTTTTGAACTTCTGCTTTTAGTAAAGGCATGTACTCTTCCCGCGTCATAATATCCGTTACTTCAAAAAACGCAGTAGACATTACCGTATTGATTCTGCGACCCAACCCAACTTCTCGCGCTAATTCAACAGCATTGATAATATAAAATTGAATATTATGTTTTGCAATGTATTGTTTTAGCTTCGCTGGAAGTAATCGATAGACTTTTTCCTTGTCCCAAATCGTATTCAATAAAAACGTCCCGCCGTCTTTCAAGCCTTTTAATAAATCATAATTGTGAATATAAGAAGCATTATGACAGGCAATAAAATCTGCTTGTTCTACTAAATAAGTTGAAGTGATCGGTTCTTCTCCAAAACGTAAATGAGAAAGAGT is a window encoding:
- a CDS encoding nucleoside phosphorylase, with translation MEEKVFLPNIKVHAGEISSKVIVCGDPGRAKQIAELLDDAQELSFAREYRIFNGVYHGTNVTIASHGVGCPGAAVCFEELIKAGAKEIIRVGTAGSYVEELPPGSLIVADSAVREDGLTYQLVPRGMPAVGDLSLVQKVEKNAATKDIRFKRGTIVTLDVFYSGAVTFPHMEYKAAGALGAEMELASLYIIARMRGVAAAGIFALDGYAFADMNDYNPHTEVVGKAVEAEITIALEALCDD
- the mtnA gene encoding S-methyl-5-thioribose-1-phosphate isomerase, which gives rise to MLQVESVRYLKEENQIIILDQTLLPTKEEYLTISTIESLWEAIVKLQVRGAPAIGIAAAYGAAMAAQKLDVTSYEAFNQEYQAITAYLASSRPTAVNLFWALNRMEQIVKDHSHQSVAQLKVQLIEEADLIKKEDAQMCKQIGEHALTLLEDGQTVLTHCNAGAIATAQYGTALAPIYLAKERGMTLRVYADETRPLLQGARLTTWELMKAGIDVTLITDNMAAMVMQQGKIDAVIVGCDRIAANGDAANKIGTYGVAVLAEKHGIPFYVAGPTSTIDMDTKTGSEIPIEEREAIEITNGFGKQTAPDGVKVYNPAFDVTPHELITAIITEKGVIERPDEAKMRAMFGE
- a CDS encoding class II aldolase/adducin family protein translates to MKTPLKKVVLETALTAYENGLMAGTSGNFSAIDREAGVMVITPSSIPYRELQEDDMSVIDLEGLLISGMKPSSEWQMHLEIYRTSQKTGAIAHTHSPFATAFAVLNEVIPTVLIEMALLGGAIPVAPFAMPGSIELGVAVAETLNKYEVNACLLESHGALAIGTTMEQAYTNAVYLEDVAKIYHYARAVGQPKIVKETAINQMLASMKG
- a CDS encoding TrkH family potassium uptake protein, which codes for MNRFRLLWLAQRKGRRFISTHFSSIQIIVSYYIIMTVVSYLLFCLPFFREPNSHVGFIDMLFMAISTVSVTGLSTFDINSVFNDRGVILLEVLFQIGGLGIMMISTAFIILSKRRISLKQRQLIMTDMNQPKLSGIVRLIRITFTIILWFQVIFGTFFSIYFYFSGYYKTWSKAIFFGFYQSISAVTNSGFDVTGDSIIPFAHDYLFLLVIMFLIFVGGIGFPVLMEFREWLFFKKKKRGLPFRFSLFSKIAVLAFVILFVGGTILIYLLEKDHLFVGMGEIQRWITSMFYSMTTRNAGLQINDLGDFQVTTLIVFSLLMFIGCSPSSVGGGIRTTTVAIIGLYLYAFLKSEDKINVFGRRIDDDDVKKSIVVFMLSLIMCFFAVLFLTATEDHPLIAIIVEVASAFGTTGLSLGITSDLTTVGKLMIALLMFIGRIGMLYTLMLFVPKETRDIGYEYPSEKIIIG
- a CDS encoding GntR family transcriptional regulator; this encodes MTNFKIKKQTLAQATYQKLKTLIESKELSEGEKLSSELKLSKMLDVSRPILREALLRLETEGYIVRKHGVGTFVLDSKPNLRSGLEKLDSITEFVTERDYQIGTKITETLRAVQDKKIVSALALEADQELVYFQRVRTADGVAFSIDDVYIPEKYLDEQLLEVQSKESMLEYFDHVLQHKIKKSDCLLYAENADQKTAKQLEIEENQAVQIMEQTFFNTLNQPVFYCKTTVSNTILQFYFVRNR
- a CDS encoding flavocytochrome c — encoded protein: MKKVIMSLLSLSLFAGIAVGCTSDQDKTAKKSKESKESTEVTSGASANGYTDLSELEDQYDIVIIGAGGAGMTAALQAKEAGMNPAILEKMPVAGGNTIKSSSGMNASETKYQKEEGITDSNDKFFEETLKGGKGTNDKELLRFFVDHSADAIDWLDTKGIELSNLTITGGMSEKRTHRPADGSAIGGYLVDGLLRNVKEEKIPLFVNANVTEITEKDGQVNGVKVKLNDNETKEIKSNAVIVTTGGFGANKEMLEKYDPKLKDYVTTNQEGTTGDGIKMIEKLGGATVDMKEIQIHPTVQQDKSFLIGEVVRGEGAILASKEGTRFVNEMDTRDKVSAAITALPEKSAYLVFDQGVRERAKAIDFYDEQGFVVEGETIEELAKKIDMPEAKLKETIEQWNKDVQAKSDTQYNRATGMDHDLSTGPYYAIKIAPGIHHTMGGVKINTKTEVLKEDGAPIKGLYAAGEVTGGLHGANRIGGNAVADIIIFGRQSGTEAANFASAQK
- a CDS encoding NCS2 family permease; translation: MFQWKKLSKADLKREILAGTTSFFAISYIIMVNTMILAEAGMPKELTVFGTIFISIIGSILMGFIADAPIVLTTGMGVNSFFTYTLVLSLGLTWQQALAVSFCAGIVYLLVAFTKLSKLFAEVVPETLKTGITVGIGFFLVLIGLEKGHLIVRGEHTFTQLASLSDSLTLLTLFSLILTVCLFLKGIQGSFFIGIVVVTIIANLMGLVDSTEHFSLSSLKNYTQIFSKLDFSTFFSKSFLLGVFALSMILIFESMGLLKGLMPEADEKKYLRAYRVTGFITLLSGIFGTSPTVAAAESATGIEEGGKTGITSITSGVCFFLALLALPFLSYIPDSALAPAIIITGFLMIQQIKTLHFDDFSDYFPAMLMIVLIPFTMNISDGMAFGFVAYPLTKWIAGKKSELSLPMWLISGLFLIYLIVNVLI
- a CDS encoding NupC/NupG family nucleoside CNT transporter is translated as MYLLINILGVILFMGLAWLCSKDRKTIHWRSIIVLVLLNIFLAWFLTSFSAGRFAIEKVADGFNWLIETSFSGIGFAFSSMVNVKNMDVVVSALMPILLVVPLFDILTYIGLLPFIIKWLGKGLSKLTGQPKFESFFAVEMMFLGNTEALAVSSGQLKRLKSARILTISMMSMSCVSAAMIGVYLQMLPAQFVLTAIPLNIINAMIVTSVLNPVTITEEEDTIYKIEKTDREPFFSFLGNSILEAGKLILIITAMIISFVALAALIDKILALFPGGLSLSKILGVFMTPFAFVLGLPLNEAFEAAQFMGTKLVTNEFVAMAELNPQLASLSKHMAAVLSTFLVSFANFSTIGMILGCLNGILKKEVSDEVSKNVPYMLLSGVLVSLLSAGMVGLFIW